One region of Mucilaginibacter sp. 14171R-50 genomic DNA includes:
- the hisG gene encoding ATP phosphoribosyltransferase → MKTLKIAIQKSGRLNEKSVELLKNCGLNFENYKSSLISPVSNFPLEILFLRDDDIPEYVQDGIADLGIVGENVIQETEVEVSYLQKLGFGKCSLKIAVPNNNTINSLGQLNGKAIATTYPVILGKYLKEKGITSDIRTISGSVEISPGLGLSDAICDLVSTGGTLKSNGLMPFADVMSSEAVLIGRKGSEDDHLVQELIQRIQSVLRAKETKYVVLNVERKNLPAVLTLLPGVKSPSVVPLAESEWVAVHTVIPERDFWDRISQLKQAGAQGIVVMPIEKIIL, encoded by the coding sequence GTGAAAACACTAAAAATAGCGATCCAGAAATCGGGTCGGCTCAACGAAAAATCCGTTGAATTGCTAAAAAATTGCGGCCTTAATTTTGAAAATTATAAAAGTTCGCTGATATCGCCGGTATCAAACTTCCCGTTAGAAATCCTTTTTTTGCGCGATGACGACATTCCGGAATATGTACAGGATGGCATTGCCGACCTGGGTATAGTTGGCGAAAACGTGATACAGGAAACCGAAGTTGAGGTAAGCTACCTGCAAAAACTTGGCTTTGGCAAATGCTCGTTAAAGATAGCTGTGCCGAACAATAACACCATAAACAGCCTCGGGCAACTTAATGGCAAGGCTATTGCTACCACCTACCCGGTAATACTCGGCAAATATTTAAAAGAAAAAGGCATTACGTCGGATATCCGCACCATATCTGGCTCGGTAGAAATTTCGCCGGGTCTGGGTTTAAGCGATGCCATTTGCGACCTGGTATCTACAGGCGGCACGCTGAAAAGCAATGGCTTGATGCCTTTTGCGGATGTAATGAGCAGTGAAGCCGTTTTAATTGGCCGTAAAGGCAGCGAAGACGATCATTTGGTGCAGGAGCTGATACAGCGTATCCAGTCGGTACTGCGGGCCAAAGAAACTAAGTACGTGGTGCTGAATGTAGAACGTAAAAACCTGCCGGCAGTATTAACTTTGCTGCCGGGGGTTAAAAGCCCTTCGGTGGTGCCATTGGCCGAGAGCGAATGGGTGGCCGTACACACCGTAATACCCGAACGCGATTTTTGGGACAGGATAAGCCAGCTAAAGCAGGCCGGCGCACAAGGCATTGTAGTAATGCCGATAGAGAAAATAATATTATAG
- the hisC gene encoding histidinol-phosphate transaminase, protein MFDINNILRQNIKNLTPYSSARDEYTGEASVFLDANENAFGSPLSNAYNRYPDPLQHQVKLRLSQIKGVPVRNIFLGNGSDEAIDIMFRSFCKPGVDNVIIVPPTYGMYQVSANINDVEARKVLLTEDYQLDLDGIAEAIDKNTKLIFICSPNNPTGNSINRDDIETLLANFNGIVVIDEAYINYSRQKTFIQELTEYANLVVLQTLSKAWGLAGLRVGMAFASEEIIEVMNKVKPPYNVNEASQLLALEALGNVAQVNAWIKETLEQRDKLVLSLKDLDFVVDIYPSDANFILVKTINAKGIYDYLVGHGIIIRDRSKVELCEGCLRITVGTPDENKTLIQTLQQYK, encoded by the coding sequence ATGTTCGACATAAATAATATACTACGCCAAAACATCAAAAACCTAACCCCCTACTCATCCGCACGGGATGAATACACCGGTGAGGCCAGCGTGTTTTTAGATGCGAACGAAAACGCTTTCGGCTCGCCGCTTAGCAATGCCTACAACCGCTACCCCGATCCATTGCAGCACCAGGTAAAGCTGCGCCTTAGCCAAATAAAAGGCGTGCCGGTACGCAATATATTTTTAGGTAACGGCAGCGATGAAGCCATCGATATCATGTTTCGCAGCTTTTGTAAACCGGGGGTTGACAACGTGATCATTGTACCTCCTACCTACGGCATGTACCAGGTATCGGCCAACATTAATGATGTAGAAGCCCGCAAGGTGCTGTTAACTGAAGATTACCAGCTTGACCTGGATGGCATTGCCGAGGCCATCGACAAAAACACAAAACTGATATTTATCTGCTCGCCAAATAATCCTACAGGCAACTCCATTAACCGCGACGATATTGAAACGCTGCTGGCGAATTTTAACGGCATTGTAGTGATAGACGAGGCCTATATCAATTACAGTCGCCAAAAAACTTTTATACAGGAACTTACCGAATATGCCAACCTGGTGGTGCTGCAAACCCTATCAAAAGCATGGGGACTGGCAGGCTTACGCGTAGGCATGGCTTTTGCCAGCGAAGAGATCATTGAGGTGATGAACAAGGTAAAACCACCTTATAACGTTAATGAGGCTTCGCAGCTATTGGCCCTTGAGGCGCTTGGCAATGTAGCGCAGGTAAACGCGTGGATAAAGGAAACCTTAGAGCAGCGCGATAAGCTGGTGCTGTCTTTAAAAGATCTTGATTTTGTTGTAGACATTTATCCCTCTGATGCCAACTTTATTTTGGTGAAAACCATAAACGCAAAAGGCATATATGATTATTTGGTGGGTCATGGCATCATCATCCGCGATCGCTCCAAAGTAGAGCTTTGCGAAGGTTGCCTGCGCATTACCGTTGGCACGCCCGATGAAAACAAAACATTGATACAAACCTTACAGCAATACAAATAA
- the hisD gene encoding histidinol dehydrogenase translates to METFNYSHLSKTDITRLVQRNVDPANELRALVEDIIDHVKQHGDRALYDYANKFDKVELTQLYLDKAELEELASAVSEDQQQALQTAYNNIYKFHESQLKTEDTVETMPGVTCWREVRAIEKVGLYIPGGTAVLPSTFLMLGIPARIAGCSEIVVCSPPQKNGKVNAFIAYVALMLGIDRVYLVGGSQAIAAMAYGTETIAKVDKIFGPGNQFVTKAKTVVQSTTTTAIDMPAGPSEVLVIADETANHAYVAADLLAQAEHGIDSQSILVCTSENIAQQTLTEVEKQLSVLPRAEIAKQALDNSYIIITDNLDEAMAFSNQYAPEHLILATTNWQQLTTKIVNAGSVFLGNLTPESAGDYASGTNHTLPTSSYARAYSGVSVDSFVKKITFQYLTEEGIQNIGPSVEILAELEGLHAHRNAVSVRMNK, encoded by the coding sequence ATGGAAACATTCAACTATTCACACCTAAGTAAAACGGACATCACCCGCCTGGTGCAGCGCAATGTTGATCCGGCGAACGAGCTACGCGCTTTGGTTGAAGATATAATTGACCATGTAAAACAACACGGCGACCGCGCCCTGTATGATTATGCCAATAAATTTGATAAAGTTGAGTTAACCCAGCTTTACCTTGATAAAGCTGAACTGGAAGAACTGGCATCGGCCGTGTCGGAAGATCAGCAGCAGGCGTTGCAAACCGCTTATAACAACATCTATAAATTTCATGAGTCGCAGCTAAAAACCGAAGACACGGTAGAAACCATGCCCGGCGTAACCTGCTGGCGCGAGGTAAGAGCCATCGAAAAAGTTGGCTTGTATATTCCCGGCGGTACCGCGGTGCTGCCATCAACATTTTTGATGCTGGGCATCCCCGCGCGCATTGCAGGCTGCAGCGAAATTGTGGTTTGCTCGCCGCCGCAAAAAAACGGCAAAGTAAATGCTTTTATTGCTTATGTAGCCTTAATGCTGGGCATTGACAGGGTGTATCTTGTTGGTGGTTCGCAAGCGATAGCTGCGATGGCTTACGGCACCGAAACTATCGCTAAGGTTGATAAGATATTCGGGCCGGGCAACCAGTTTGTAACCAAGGCCAAAACTGTTGTACAAAGCACTACCACAACAGCCATTGATATGCCTGCCGGCCCTTCGGAAGTATTGGTAATTGCCGACGAAACGGCAAATCATGCCTACGTGGCCGCCGATTTGCTGGCGCAGGCGGAACATGGGATAGACAGCCAGTCGATATTGGTTTGTACTTCAGAAAACATCGCGCAGCAAACCCTGACCGAAGTTGAAAAACAGCTAAGTGTTTTGCCCCGCGCCGAGATCGCTAAACAAGCACTGGATAACTCTTATATCATCATCACCGATAATCTTGATGAAGCGATGGCGTTTAGCAATCAATACGCGCCCGAGCATTTAATTTTGGCTACGACCAACTGGCAACAGCTAACTACCAAAATTGTAAACGCGGGTTCGGTATTCCTGGGTAATTTAACTCCCGAAAGCGCGGGCGATTATGCATCGGGTACCAACCATACGCTGCCAACCAGCAGCTATGCAAGGGCATATTCGGGTGTGTCGGTAGATTCGTTTGTAAAGAAGATAACCTTCCAGTATTTAACAGAAGAAGGCATACAAAATATAGGGCCATCAGTAGAGATATTGGCCGAATTGGAAGGCCTGCACGCGCACCGGAACGCGGTGAGTGTAAGGATGAATAAGTAA